The following are from one region of the Zonotrichia leucophrys gambelii isolate GWCS_2022_RI chromosome 1A, RI_Zleu_2.0, whole genome shotgun sequence genome:
- the PVALB gene encoding parvalbumin alpha: protein MAMTDLLSAEDIKKAVGAFSAAESFNYKKFFEMVGLKKKSPEDVKKVFHILDKDQSGFIEEEELKFVLKGFTPEGRDLSDKETKALLAAGDKDGDGKIGADEFATMVAES from the exons ATGGCTATGACTGACTTGCTCAGCGCTGAGGATATCAAGAAGGCTGTGGGAGCCTTTTCAG CGGCTGAATCTTTTAACTACAAAAAGTTTTTCGAGATGGTAGGATTGAAAAAGAAGAGCCCAGAAGATGTGAAGAAGGTTTTCCATATTCTTGATAAAGATCAGAGCGGCTTCATTGAAGAGGAAGAATTGAA GTTTGTCCTGAAGGGCTTTACCCCAGAAGGAAGAGACCTATCAGACAAAGAAACGAAGGCTCTTCTGGCTGCTGGAGATAAGGACGGTGATGGTAAAATTGGCGCTGATG aattTGCAACTATGGTGGCTGAATCATAA